The following are encoded together in the Zingiber officinale cultivar Zhangliang chromosome 8A, Zo_v1.1, whole genome shotgun sequence genome:
- the LOC122009296 gene encoding chaperone protein DnaJ-like isoform X2, protein MAILTVMTRPLGWVGRSNEASNSKGRSGSSKVRCSASGNGSLADQYRMLRVRPGASEKEVKKAFRKLALQYHPDVYKGENCGVQFHRINEAYDQMMGGKKDKNEDDDARSKSCNRKRFLIAAANFLSLEESEHLKFSYEIQMCR, encoded by the exons ATGGCGATCTTGACAGTGATGACGCGACCTTTGGGGTGGGTGGGTAGAAGCAATGAGGCGTCGAACTCGAAGGGGAGGAGCGGATCAAGCAAAGTAAGGTGCTCCGCTTCCGGCAATGGGAGTTTGGCGGATCAGTACCGGATGCTTAGGGTTCGGCCAGGGGCGTCGGAGAAGGAAGTAAAGAAGGCGTTCCGGAAGCTCGCTCTTCAG TATCATCCAGATGTTTACAAAGGGGAGAACTGCGGTGTCCAGTTTCATAGGATCAATGAAGCCTATGAT CAAATGATGGGAGGAAAGAAAGACAAGAATGAGGATGATGATGCACGATCTAAG AGTTGCAACCGAAAAAGATTTCTTATAGCTGCTGCAAACTTCCTGAGTTTAGAGGAATCTGAACACTTGAAATTTAGCTACGAGATACAAATGTGTCGATGA
- the LOC122009296 gene encoding chaperone protein dnaJ 8, chloroplastic-like isoform X1, translated as MAILTVMTRPLGWVGRSNEASNSKGRSGSSKVRCSASGNGSLADQYRMLRVRPGASEKEVKKAFRKLALQYHPDVYKGENCGVQFHRINEAYDLVLSNLREVEEKKQRQHQPTGWNNNYYADNENQKRGMYDPDDMWEEWMGWEGASFVRDYSDHINPYI; from the exons ATGGCGATCTTGACAGTGATGACGCGACCTTTGGGGTGGGTGGGTAGAAGCAATGAGGCGTCGAACTCGAAGGGGAGGAGCGGATCAAGCAAAGTAAGGTGCTCCGCTTCCGGCAATGGGAGTTTGGCGGATCAGTACCGGATGCTTAGGGTTCGGCCAGGGGCGTCGGAGAAGGAAGTAAAGAAGGCGTTCCGGAAGCTCGCTCTTCAG TATCATCCAGATGTTTACAAAGGGGAGAACTGCGGTGTCCAGTTTCATAGGATCAATGAAGCCTATGAT CTTGTTCTGAGCAATTTGAGAGAAGTTGAAGAGAAGAAGCAACGCCAACATCAGCCGACTGGATGGAATAACAATTATTATGCCGACAATGAGAATCAGAAGAGAGGAATGTATGACCCCGACGACATGTGGGAGGAATGGATGGGGTGGGAAGGAGCTAGCTTTGTGAGAGATTATTCTGACCACATCAACCCCTACATCTAA